ACGCTCAAGTCAAATTGCAATACCTCAAGTCCACCGCTAAAAGGCGCTGCTGGACAAGGCAAGGAGGCGGCAGTGTCGCAGCGATGCGCCAATCTCCATCCCGGACGGTTGCGAGATCTTCTCAGGGCAAATCCTGGATCAATACAGGAATTAAGTGAAAACTCAAGCGCCACCCGCAGTGCCCTGAGGGCAATAACGTTGCACTCGTACCTCCGATTGTGATGTTCGGCCCACCCTCGAACTTCTCCGTTTGCGTCCGATTCCCATGAAGAGCATCAATGTTCCTTGCGTCAATTTGACCCGGGGACTGTGCAatcatccaaaacaaacaaatcccaATAAACATCGCGTATATGTCCGAATTAGCACAAATACTAacaacatctttttttaaagatgtgaaATTGAAGGAGTTTCACATGGGTCTATTTGAGCCCGATTGCATCACGGGGTGGGGTCGGGGGTTTTGATCGCCCACACACCCAGGAGTATCTAGGACTACAAAGCACGTTTTTAGCAAATTAACAGTGTGCTAAAATATAGGAAAattacgtcggcttcacagtgcagagtcaccgggttcgattccagctccggcctccctgtgtggagtttgcatgttctccccgggtctgcgtgggttttctccgggtgctccggtttcctcccacattccaaaaacatgcatggcaggctgattgaacactctaaattgtccctaggtgtgagtgtgggtgtggatggttgtacgtctctctctgtgccctgcgattggctggcaactgtttcagggtgtcccccgcctactgcccgaagactgctaggataggctccagcaccccccgcgacccaagtgaggatcaagcggttcggaaaatggatggatggacaacaaaaaaacgcacTCAATGATTCCATTAAAGTGTATTGCGtgtaaaattataataaaattgTATAGGCACAACCAGCTCTGAAAgattaaatacaaatatattgtACTTAAAAGTGAAATAGGGCCCAAATTACGTAACAAATGGTACtttggcaccatgttggtgcCAAGCaattatgttgaagtgagtagGAGCTCCatttttacaaaaatcagtgctttgccaccatcctCTGGCACAGACCCGAAGATGATGCATGAACAGTATTTCCAGGTATAAATGCCGTCCGTACCtgtagattgaaaaaaaatcggacaACATTTCGTTTCTCTGTGAGTGCATGATGGCAAAAGGCACAATAAGCACGGCAACCGTTTTGAACATCTGTTCAAACAGAAGGACCACAACATACCACAATGTCAGAAGAGAGAGCCAGCAGAGTcacacgggagggggggggggggggggaggggggttaggGGTGCTGCAAGATGAGTCAAAGGTCACATTCCTGGTTGTGAGAAAACCACGTGGGGAAAGGTTGCATTTGGGGTTGCGGTTCGAAttcaaattaataataataataataatatatcacatttgtaagcgcctttcataacactcaaggacattgtacagccaagaccaatagtaaaacacagataaaataataaagaaagaaagaaagatttaaggcgagtaggcaagtctgaataaaaaattgatataaataaaaaaatgcccaCGGCGTGGATGCTTTTTAGTCTGTGTGCCATTACAACAGCCGCTGACCAGTCCCGTCCAAGCACTTTGACCACGAGGGGGCAGCACTGGTAAGAAGCATGCAGGGCTGCAACTCCGGTTGGGGAAAGTCGTTTTGCGTTGCAATGTGCGTGGAATTGACTCCGCTTGATAATGGTGAGAGAGGTcatagtgtgcgtgcgtgcgtgcgtgtgtgaataGGGGAGGGGGCGTCACTGTTACGTACCTGCGGCTTTTTGGGGTGCAGAGGCGTAGGAGTGTGGATTCACTGCAGTGCACCAGTGATTTGACGGTAGAGGATGCGCAACCGGGAATTCACCTCAGGCCATCAAAGCTCCTcctgtgtgtgagagatgtgtgtgtgtgtgtttatatttgaactatgtacatgtgtgtgtgtctgaaaatgtgtttgaacgGTTCAAAAGCCAAAGTTCCATTTGACGCATCGTTGTAGATTTTGcagtagcgccccccccccctatcgaCCCCAATCCGCACACATGGGCTGTGGTACGGATGCGACCCGAGAGCGAGAGGGGACCCGCGTgtctctcctcctccatcagCATCTCACGGCTTCCACCAATGGCGGCGACGAGCGGAGCTCCATCCACACGCCCTGCCCCGCCTATAAATACAGCTGGTGGCAAAGCGGCGAGTCTTGGTCGCCAGAATTGCTCAGGGTTGCAGCGgaacccccccgctccccccctcGCTCCTCCTCCTTCGTCTTCTTCCCATCCATcgtctttccttttctttttttttttttttttgcttttcgatTCATTTTGGAAGGAAAGGCTGCGCACGTACGCGTTGGGGGCTGGGAggagaggggtgtgggggggtgtacTCGGCGGCCACTTGCATGCATTGTTCGTCTCTCAAAATGGTTTGCGAGACTAAAATAGTGGCGGACGAACACGATGCTATACCCGGGAGCAAAAAGGAGCCGATGATGTGGAGCGCCGCCTCGTCCGCGTCCGCGACCGGCGAGGCCAAGGAAGCGAGGCGGGACGCGGTGTTCATCCGCGAGTTCGAGCGCGGCGACCAGGAGGAGGTGCGGCGCATCTTTTACGAGGGCATCATGGAGAGGATCCCCAACACGGCGTTTCGGGGGCTCGCCCAGCAACCCCGAGCGCAGTTTTGGTACGCGCTTCTCACAGGTATGtcaagcccccccctcccccacccatgCAGTATCGTTGGCTTTTTTCTTTCACGTGCGCGCTCTATTCGAAGCCGAACGATTCTACAGGTGTTTGACGCACCGAGTCGAAATTTGTTGCGCTGCCGGCAACAAAAGGCATGGGCGGCCGCACTGCGCATGCGCGGTAACCGGCGGCCAGGCAAGCAGTCGAGGCGACGACACAGGCTTCGCCTGGAATGAATGAAccaatctgccccccccccccccaaaaaaagtcattccacTCCCCCTTTCTTCCAAAAGGTTTGGAATTCACTTGCTCGTCTTCCCTCGGGGCTCCGAGCATCAAAACTACACACTTGCTCCAACATGGCTTCCTCAGTTTCAAAGCCATCTTACACAGAGACAGCTTCAGAAAAATGGATTCCTGCGTTATCACGTGGCAGGAgacagggggggcgggggtgattgAGGTTGTTTTCCAATTCTGCCATGTACCCGGTATTTCATCAGCATAGAAAATACAAGTGTGGATTGATGGATAGCGTAATTAAGAGTGACTCATGCTGGGACCTTGAGTCAAaagcgggttaaaaaaaaagggagacacTGGAAGTGGAAGTTCAGCCAAAAGAAGTCTCGAGCTCCAAAAAAATGGGATCGGCGGATGGCCTACGCTAAATTAACGCATGGGTTGGACCTTGTGTCGAGAAAGGGTGTGTGTTAGGCTGTTCATCATTCAAGGTTTACTTTAATTAAAAAGGGAGCGGTTGAGCCATGGTgtcacctgggggggggggggggggactccacTGTGTGGAGGGAGACAACAtccaaaacaggctggatagggggCTCTCCAGGACCGGGACTTAAGCACCCCTGGGTGACACCATGTGTCAAAAGCGGGGGAAAAACAGAGCTCGGTTTGCAGTCGATCGGggggtggccaaactttttttttctgccaaggTCAAGAAAAATAGCTCAGCGACGAAGCAAACAAGTGAAGGATTTTCCCGAAGCACTTCGGCTCCACATTCCAAACGAAAACGAGATTGCACCCAATCGACCTTTTGACCGGAAGCACCGAGTGGCGCAAGCGGTGGCCGTTCACGCGCTTTGCTACTCTAGCGAGATTATTTCCTTTCGCTGGGGCATGATGAAAAGACTTTTTGTTACTCTATTACAGACGTTTTTGTTGGTGGAGTCAGAGATGAGAATGAATTTCTTCTCTTCGTCCGTTTACCGCCCGCAGCAGGCGGTCCAACGACACGGGCGGTGTCAATTGTGAATTTTAGCAGATACCGAGAGGGGGCTAGAAATTGGACGCAAATGGGCCCCGGGTCATCATTTCAACACTCCTGCATTCGACTGTTCAACATTTGAAGTGAATGTTTACCtttaaaagctaaaaaaaaaaaaaaaaggatcatggCGACTAAGCTCAGCCGTGATTGGTCATCGGCAAATGAGcgactgtgatgtcatcatcagTTGACGGCAAGTTGACGCCGAGATGCTTAACTTACATCATTTAGAGTATAGTCGGGCGCCTTTGAAAattttgggttgacttccccctTTAAAGAGGACACGTGCTTTCAAACAATGACCCATGGGGGAGACCATGTGTCAAAATgaggtgaggagggggggggctggttTCAAGACGGCAAAACATTTGAGGTGGACTTTTACTCTTCGGGGGTTCGTGATAGAATGAAGATTTGCGTGCGATTGTTTCTTCTGACAGGTTGtgttgtcgcccccccccccgtttctcTGCAGTCATGTGCTTTTTTGTGACCAAATCGCTGGCGCTGACCTGCTGCGCGCCGCTGGCGCTTCTGGCCGCGCGCTACTACTACAGCGGGAAAGTCATCCACAGTTACCTGGACCACGCCTTGCACACGGACATGGCCGACATCGAGGCTTATTACATGAAACCTGCAGGTAAGATTTGGGGACGGGGTTTGTGGGGGGGCTCTTTTGGGAACCAAATGTTTCGAATAAAGGAGGCGGGGGAACCCGTACCGACACGGGCGTTTGTAGCCAATACGCCACCCCTCCTCccaggatttttgtttttccttcccccCACTTGCCCTCACTCCTTCAAGGAGGTGGAGTGGTGTGGGGTctagggtagggggggggggtcagcatcACCATTGATCCTCCAGGGGAAAAGGAAGAACTGCCTAGCTCAGTATTCAGGCATGAGTGCTTTTGCACAATGtaaagcgagcgagcgagcggggAAGGAGCTCTTGACCCCCAGTTTTGAACAAACGTCGGCCACAAATATCGCTCGGGAGCGGCCCACGAGTGCGGAGGAGGCGGATAGAATATCGAACGAGCTCCGGCCCTTAATGGCCGTGCGGAATACACGCTCGCTCTGTTTAATGAAGGCTTCATTTGAAGGTCCCGAGTGTAAGCGCGTTGAGTGAGAGAGAAAAGTCCAGCAAGTGTTggaaaaatgaatcaaattacGTTGGCGCTTGTACAGAATTCGCTGGGGACGTTCTGACGGCGTCGTCGTGTGAGAGCCATTCCAAatctaaagcaaaaaaacaaaacaaaaaaaaaagaagcatgcaTGGGACAATGAGAAGCTTCAAGTCAAgcagcaaagaagaagaagaaacaagaaACCAAGATCCAAGTGGGTAGGGAGGTCAGAAAGTGAAAAAGTGAAATGAGACAACAATAGAAAAAAGGTTAGCAGAGAAAAGGGAGATCGGGagggaggggtgcggggggaggaggaaacggggaaaaaaaaaaaaaaaaggaacagaacGTCCAGGAAAATATTGGGGTAGAAgtccaaaaagaaacaaagacagaaagacgttcagaaaaagacaaaagcgtCAAAACGTCGAGAAGGGGAGAAAAGGGACATCAAGATCAGAAAGGGGATGAAAATGAAGAAAGAGatcataaaggaaaaaaaaaagaagaataagaCGAGATTCAAAGTGCAGTCGGGGACAAATTggggaaggagaagaaaaaaaagagatcaccAAAACAATAAAGAGCATTTTTAAAAGGATGCAGCTGAAAaaagtgagggaaaaaaatgaacagaggAAATGAAAAGAATCAAGAAGCCCCCCCCGTGCAGGCgcagtcgccatggcaaccactGGGATGCTACTCTGAGCGCCCCTCGTTGCTTCTTTTCCTCCACTTGCCTTTCGCCAGTCGAGGAACGAGAGCCCGGCTTTGCCGTGCTCCTATCATTGCATTCCAagcatccccccccaccccggcccCCCCCCGGCGAAAACTCTTTTGCGCAGGCAAACAGCCGTTGAAGCCGCGATGGGCGGGAAATGGAGGGAAAAAGGCGGCGCGGAAAAACCTTCGTCACTCGCCGTCTTCCTCCCCTCAGGTTGATTTCTTGCACGGCCATCATCAGTATTCGCAGCGGGCCCCTCCCTCTCCCGTCTCATCTCCATcctctcccccctcctccttccctcGCTCGGGATGGATGCCCTCGCAGCCATAATGGATCCTTTCAAGGCTCCGGAACCTTTCGTTTGTCCTGTAACAGTCGACACTGGGGAGGGGAGAAAATGGCATCGGCAATCAATGACGAATTTGTCTCGTGTTCAAGACCGGGCCCGACGCCGACCGTCTTTGATTGAAAGACGTGATGGCGGCGAGCTTCGAGGTCATGACACCCTTCAgccggcgtgcgtgcgtgcgcgtcgGAGAGCCCGAATCCCGTTCCCGGCATTGGCTGCAGTCAAACAGATGCGTTAGCCACTCGGTTAACGCATACAAATACTGCAGCATCATTCCCTGTGGagggggaagaggaggggggtggCGGTGGGGTAACCAACaaagggaggggggaaggcaagggatgggtgaaaaaaaaaaaaaagagaaggaagGGGAAGTCAGAGGCAAGAATGCAAAACAAGtacaaagaaaggaaaagagaggaaaaaggaCAAGAAAGAGGGAAAGGGTCACAtcgagaaggaaagaaaaaaggaggagTAAGAGGGGGGGAAAGAGGGAGAGGGAAGGAAAAGGAACAATGGTGGaaaaggaaggggaaaaaagggggaaaaggaAGGGGGTGGCTCaagaaaaagagaaacagaaaaaaaagcaggttgTCACGTTTCGctcgaaacgaaaaaaaaaaaaggaaatcgctTCGTGCGTCACATCCAAAGCGagaataagtggatccccgaaatagcagacaccgaaAAAAAGGGTCTTTTCACAAagtaatatttattacaaaccgAAATGATACCGTCTAACAGAAAGCGCTGTTtactttgttcttgattttactgcttggtgctttctaccgcctttattacggattcgtcttactgtttattgtggatgttaaatcgctccatgtacagcactttgtatgcaggatACCGAGTATGTATACAAaactctttggcgttcgactcagcataacttagatttgttcttgattttattgtttggtgctttctaccgcctttattaccatttcgtcttactgtttattgtgcatgttaaatcgctccatgtacagcactttgtatgcagcgatggccgtttgaaagtgctcgagaaatactcttgacttgacttgacttgatttgttcttgattttactgtttggtgctttctactgcctttattaccgatttgtcttactgtttattgtgcatgttaaatcgctccatgtacagcactttgaatgcagcgatggctgtttgaaagtgctccacaaatactcttgacttgactaacgAAAACCGGGAAACAACATAACgagacaacaaaaagcgcttgcaaaaaaacggcaagggaaTTGATTCGGCAAATTACgatttactgtatattcacAATGGGACGTCGCTTTCTAAAATACATGGGCAACAGCAGCGGCACGGCATTGCAATACTCCGGCAACGAGTCGAGCGCCGGAGCGCCGAGATCCAGCGggtgcaatcaccgacaaataggcagcaggtgcgcAGGCGGCCGAAATGGaacgtctgccacctgctgcccaatACGGGACATGACGCAGGCGAAGGAAGGAAAAAGAAtagaaagacaagaaaaaaaaggaaaaggtcgAAGAAGAGTAGAAgacagtaagaaaaaaaaaaagggaaagcaaGTCCGCTGAGCTAAATGCGACGCGCCAACAAATCGCGTTGATGTGTCGGTGTTACAACctttgaattcaattttttggggggcgagtTCAAGCTCTTGATGTTTACATTCGCGTTACAAAAACCACGCAAACGACGACGTCGCGCGGCAATGTTGACGGAAGCAAATGCGGTCGTCTCGTATCCGCCGAGGAGCCACATGGGAggaggttgaaatattttggaggTGAAATGAGACGTCACGTCATTGCATCGTGTAATAATGAAGACTATTTATGAGCAAAGTCCATTCAGTCCGGTAACAAAATACAGGTCGAGTGGATCAAAATTTTGCACTTCATAAACACTGCAAACGTATCTGCCCAAGAGGGACAAGGACAATTGTTGTGGATTATTTTAAAACCACAATGTTTTAgtttcgtttttctttttttcttttgaaaatcaACTTTCAAGGCCGCAGAATCCGGAGTTGCTCTCTGCAGAACCGGGATTGTTTTCTGCAGAATCAACAATTTTTCTCGACACATTCCCGGAGGGGGGCTACTTTAAGCATCGGACATTTCAACACAAACAGCGGAATGACATATCGGCAGATAATCGAACAATACTCAGGGCATcccttctttatcctctgcaaagaaccgGCGGCATTAGCGCAGTTTAGTGAGGAATGGCCATCTCCGGGTCTATGCATTTGACTGTATGATAGCGTTCCCCGGTCGCCAAGGTGCGCGCGGCAGTTGGGAGCGGATGTTTTTAGGTTTTGCCACCTGTGCCTTGCAGGCTCCTGTTTCTGGGTAGCAGTGCTGGAAGGCCGCGTGGTGGGCATCGTGGCGGCGCAAGGCCGCGAGGACGACAACGCGGTGGAGCTGCGCCGCATGTCGGTGGATTCCCGCTACCGCGGCAAAGGCATCGCCAAGGCCCTGGGCCGCCGCGTTCTGGAGTTCGCCGTGCGCAACGACTACGCGGCGGTGGTCCTGGGCACCACGGCGGTCAAGATGGCCGCTCACAAGCTGTACGAGTCGCTGGGTTTCCGCCGAACGGGCCAGAGCGAGGACTACAGGCTGCCCGGAACGAGCCGCTCGGCCGCCGAGCGGCTCTTCTTCCAGATCCGGCACAGCAGGTACCGCCTGCAGCTCCGTGAGGAGTGAGAGGTAGCGCGAGACGGAAGAGAGAGCCACAGAGCGTCTCTGAcagttttgatttcttttgacaTCCGGTCATTATTTACTTTCAAGTCACTAACAATTACTGCCGCTTggtacttttgttgttgttgctttttggaATACCGTTTgacatttccacttttttttttcctctccattttttgggggggtggggggatgggggttGTTATTTATCTGTTCTGGTACCGTTCCCAGTGGAAATGAGTGGCAGCCCTTCTATCTCCCTCTGCTGGgaccgggcgggggggggggggggggggtgtctatgCGCGCATTGTCCATGGACATAACACCGGACGTCAAGACGAGGACGATGGAAGCCAAACTGGGTGAAATAGCGAGCCCGGCGCCGGCTCCAAATTGGACCGACCTTATGCCGGGTTATTTATTGGGTTGCGAGATTTGACGGAGCATGTCGGGTGGAGATTTTCATCTGGCAAGGAGTAACGCAACACATTTTAACGGATGAGTTGAAACCAGCCCAAGATGGGCGACCAGATTCAATAGCAGCAAAGCCGTGCTTCAAAATAAGACTCATTCCATAAGCGATATTTCCCGGCCCACCGAACCATCCGTCCGCTCCTGGTGATTTCCAAAAATCGGACATTCAACTGACTTCATCATCAGCAAACTTCAAAGTAGCCCAAAAGGGGATGGATGACCTACGACGGCTCTTCGGGCCAAACCCAATCTGCCGGGTCAAAATAATGAACCCACTCTTGACTAAAAGTACTTGGAGCCAATCTGCTCCCAACACACGGCCGACCAACGAGCGCGTCGGTGAAACAGAAATACAAAGCGAATGCAGCGTCATTTAGAAAGGACGCAGCTGAaaacgagggaaaaaaaaaacgagatcgAAGCGTAACTTCTAATCTCACCTAAGGCTCCCGCAACAAAAGCTAATTTCCGCCGAACGTTGTCAAGACGCGGTGCAGGCCACAAGAATCAAATCTAATCTATCTACAGATACATGAAGATATATTTgatccgttttttaaaaatttttattttttgccaccaGCAGCAACGTGGGGTCGCGGTTAGCGCGTCTGCCTCACGGGCAGGTAGGCGGGGAAAGCGGAGGCAAGGCAGACATCCTAACCTAAAACGGAAAGCCACCATTGTCGGGTAATGACGCCACGACGATGAGCAATAACACAGAAAGTTCAGCACAAGAAGAGCCCATTTCATTCTTTTTACACAGCAAAGCCAGCGAGACGTTCATGGCCCTAAAGTTGCCATCCTACCTTTTTGTAAAACTCAACTTAGGAATGTGAGGCATACGCGGCCTTCCTGGTTTCGCCATCTCGTCTCTACCTCCCGTTTAATGAGTCTGTCTGCAATTCTGGGCCGAGACCCAACACCCACCCCCGAAAACCTTTGACCTTCCTTGTCCCGGGCCTCAGCAACTTTCCCACCATTTCCGCATGAGCCACAGAGCCTTGCTGCACTGCTTTGATGACGTCATTTGGGAGCTTGTCGGGGGCCCCACTACAACctgaaccccacccccaccccccaaacccccacacTCACATACATATAGCGCGCGCAGTCACACATTCACTCCCTATTTGTGTGCATGGACTCGACCCCAACAATGCAACACTGCGCCGGATGAGATCTCgcctgccagccaatcaaaacGCAGACTGCAAAAGCAAAGCAATGCGGCATGCCAGTGTgtaccctgcaaaaaaaaaaaaatgacagaaaacaaatcgttcatctatatttatatatgcctgctatatataattatatagagacatatatgaaaatatattgtgCTACCTTTTTTTAGATCATGTGAAACAATTGCATGGAATGTTTTTCTCAAATTGTAACGGGCATTTACTCGGAGCGCACAACCGAGAGTGACAGCGAATCGGATGAGGAGTGTAAACAAGCGGGACGACGCGGAAGTGGTTTGCATGGCATGTTTCGCCCAAGCTCCAGCTAAATACTCGAACGCATCCGCGAAGCTCGAGCGATGTCTTCTACTTGAGCGAACAAAGCATCCATCATCGTGACCTATTTGAACGGGATCGGGATAGCCGCCATATTGGATATCGCTGTTGCAAGTGGTGTGCAAAATATCGCGAGCACCCGCAGTCGGAATGTTTGGAATAAGAGGCGTGACGTGCGGGAGGAAAATACTCCTCATTTGGGGGAAAATGCTCCTCAGAATTAAAATTCCAGTATATTCTGAAGAAAGCATCCGGAATGCCTtatgccaggggtgtccaaactttttttgttggagGGCCGTATACAGATGACCGAAGGATGAAAAGGCCACTTTTTGAAATTCGCTTAAGTCAGCCATGAAAGCGATTCGAGATTGTTTGTATTGTCGAGTTCAATTCATCGGCTTTCCGTTCAAAGCGTTGAGGCAAATAGTTGAGggaattttttggggtggctaacagccctctctctctcaccgaCTAGTTCCAGCGCTGCACTTGGCTGAATCCACattcagaagcaaaaaaaacaaaaacaaaaaaaaaactcaagtaagGTAACCATTTTTCAAACAGTTCAATGAGG
This window of the Hippocampus zosterae strain Florida chromosome 1, ASM2543408v3, whole genome shotgun sequence genome carries:
- the nat8l gene encoding N-acetylaspartate synthetase: MHCSSLKMVCETKIVADEHDAIPGSKKEPMMWSAASSASATGEAKEARRDAVFIREFERGDQEEVRRIFYEGIMERIPNTAFRGLAQQPRAQFWYALLTVMCFFVTKSLALTCCAPLALLAARYYYSGKVIHSYLDHALHTDMADIEAYYMKPAGSCFWVAVLEGRVVGIVAAQGREDDNAVELRRMSVDSRYRGKGIAKALGRRVLEFAVRNDYAAVVLGTTAVKMAAHKLYESLGFRRTGQSEDYRLPGTSRSAAERLFFQIRHSRYRLQLREE